In Mucilaginibacter celer, one DNA window encodes the following:
- a CDS encoding HlyD family secretion protein produces MSDQNIPEKNKNRKLLIMLLNSLLIVCVIAAIVWGISTYFNLDKDAYTNDAQVEEYINPVNVRIPGYIKQVRFEEHQQVKKGDTLVLIDDREYKIQLEQAEAAYLAALATKNVTSSSVNTVHSNISITDANIKASEARLWNAKQNYNRYANLLKEGAATQQQFDQVKTEYDALLAQNTALKRQLNTTNLSTSETSKRIDINDAEIKRTHALVDMAKLNLSYTVITAPYDGVTGRRNVQEGQLVQAGQNLLSFVRNGNKWVVANYKETQIGKIHIGSKVKLKIDGLGDEEMEGRVVAISGATGSRYSAVPVDNSTGNFVKVQQRIPVKIELLPANSRKLNQLIAGMNVEVRLAN; encoded by the coding sequence ATGAGCGATCAAAATATCCCCGAAAAAAATAAAAACCGTAAGCTGCTGATCATGCTGTTAAACAGCCTGCTTATAGTTTGCGTTATTGCTGCCATTGTTTGGGGCATCTCCACTTATTTTAATTTAGATAAGGATGCCTACACCAATGATGCCCAGGTTGAAGAATATATAAACCCGGTTAACGTACGCATTCCCGGTTATATTAAACAGGTGAGGTTTGAGGAGCATCAGCAGGTAAAAAAAGGCGATACCCTGGTATTGATTGATGACAGGGAGTATAAAATTCAACTCGAGCAAGCCGAGGCTGCTTATCTTGCTGCGTTAGCCACAAAAAATGTAACATCATCATCGGTAAATACGGTGCACAGCAACATCAGCATAACCGATGCCAACATCAAAGCTTCGGAGGCGCGACTGTGGAATGCTAAACAAAACTATAACCGCTACGCAAATTTGCTAAAGGAAGGTGCCGCCACCCAACAACAGTTTGACCAGGTAAAAACCGAATATGATGCCTTGCTGGCCCAGAATACAGCCCTTAAACGCCAGCTTAACACCACCAACCTTTCAACCAGCGAAACTTCAAAAAGGATAGATATTAACGATGCCGAAATTAAGCGCACCCACGCTTTGGTTGATATGGCTAAACTCAATTTATCATATACCGTTATTACTGCGCCTTATGATGGGGTAACCGGCAGGCGCAATGTACAGGAGGGCCAGTTGGTTCAGGCCGGGCAAAATCTGCTATCATTTGTACGCAACGGCAATAAATGGGTGGTTGCCAATTATAAGGAAACGCAGATCGGCAAAATCCACATCGGATCAAAAGTTAAGCTGAAGATTGACGGTCTGGGCGATGAGGAAATGGAGGGTAGGGTGGTGGCTATTTCGGGGGCAACAGGTTCGCGGTATTCGGCGGTACCGGTTGATAACTCTACCGGTAACTTTGTAAAAGTTCAGCAGCGTATCCCCGTTAAAATTGAATTGTTGCCAGCAAACTCCCGTAAATTGAACCAACTGATAGCCGGGATGAATGTTGAAGTACGCCTGGCCAATTAA
- a CDS encoding TolC family protein, with translation MKNRYKAIVFIYALFNCCYLHAQDTLTRKVLTMKEVFALALNNSVQLKVVQKYTELARQKTEIDKLYKLPGITSSLNYGYISNADIWTPSFSEHQKGHIPHQFTQLTVQAAEAIFRGGEINNSIRKSTLEEQVAVLSLEKSTQDIKFLVVAQYLDIYRAMNLKQVFINNAKLAENRLKNILVMKKQGMVTQNDVLRTQITLSDLQLAIRKTDNNIAILNKQLNIVTGQPDEARLIPDSTLLNDQQTTQTVEFFTEEAYKENHELKIAATENTIAETNIKLFGADRYPEIAVFTGSSLQRPFLNSIPSIDIFYNVWQAGIGIKYNISSIYQSPRKLKLGKIQLEQSKQKELLQRQNVGVEVSSRYIKYNEAIDELATLKSDQQSAEENYRIVEKKYFNQLALLTDLIDATSTKIEAETKVVNARINIVYTYYQLLKAVGTL, from the coding sequence ATGAAGAACAGGTACAAGGCAATTGTATTTATTTACGCGCTGTTTAATTGTTGTTACCTGCACGCACAGGATACCCTTACCCGCAAAGTACTTACCATGAAGGAGGTGTTTGCGCTTGCCCTCAATAACAGTGTACAGCTTAAGGTGGTGCAAAAATACACCGAACTTGCCCGGCAAAAAACAGAAATTGATAAGCTGTATAAATTGCCCGGTATTACCAGCAGTTTAAACTACGGCTATATCAGCAATGCCGATATCTGGACACCGAGTTTTTCCGAACATCAAAAAGGTCACATACCACACCAGTTTACCCAACTCACGGTGCAGGCTGCCGAGGCTATTTTTAGGGGAGGGGAGATCAATAACAGCATTCGCAAATCAACCCTCGAAGAGCAGGTGGCTGTTTTATCTTTAGAAAAAAGCACCCAGGATATTAAATTCCTGGTAGTGGCCCAGTACCTGGATATTTACCGGGCTATGAATTTAAAGCAGGTGTTCATCAACAACGCCAAACTGGCCGAAAACAGGTTGAAAAATATCCTGGTGATGAAAAAGCAGGGTATGGTAACCCAGAATGATGTGTTACGCACCCAGATCACCCTTTCAGATCTGCAGCTGGCTATCCGCAAAACGGATAATAATATCGCCATCCTCAACAAACAGCTTAACATAGTAACCGGACAACCAGACGAGGCCCGGCTGATACCAGACAGCACCCTGCTTAACGACCAGCAAACCACTCAAACGGTTGAATTTTTTACTGAAGAGGCCTACAAAGAAAATCACGAGCTTAAAATAGCCGCTACAGAAAATACCATTGCCGAAACCAACATTAAACTGTTTGGTGCCGACCGCTACCCCGAAATTGCCGTATTTACCGGCAGCAGCCTGCAGCGGCCTTTTCTCAACAGTATCCCATCTATTGATATTTTTTATAATGTGTGGCAGGCCGGTATCGGCATAAAATATAATATCTCATCAATTTACCAGTCGCCCCGTAAGCTTAAACTGGGCAAAATTCAATTGGAGCAATCAAAGCAGAAAGAGTTGTTGCAGCGGCAAAATGTAGGTGTTGAGGTAAGCTCGCGCTATATCAAATACAATGAAGCTATCGACGAACTGGCTACCCTGAAGAGCGACCAACAATCGGCCGAAGAGAATTACCGTATTGTAGAGAAGAAATACTTTAACCAACTGGCCCTGCTTACCGATTTGATTGATGCTACCAGCACTAAAATAGAAGCGGAAACTAAAGTAGTTAACGCCCGGATTAATATTGTTTACACCTATTACCAGCTCCTTAAAGCGGTAGGTACCCTCTAA
- a CDS encoding diacylglycerol/lipid kinase family protein — MKFKHIHFIVNPASGKEEPVLSYINKVLDDSGINWELSITKKHISAADIARKLIGKTELIAVYGGDGCVTEVASALQGSGTPMAIIPGGTANVMAKELGIPQETLLALEVLKSNGAMLKLVDMGLMNGKPFLLRVNLGIMADMVLQADRELKDEIGQLAYGITALKTINNAEPVKYRLEIDGEVFEEQAVSITVTNSGNMGIGDFALQPGISITDGLLDVILLRDNSFMSLMKAAGSALLQNKTDAVQHWQCKKVAIDSLTEQKFICDDFEQQAKRIEIEVIPASINILVPPDKN; from the coding sequence ATGAAATTTAAACATATCCACTTTATTGTTAATCCGGCCTCGGGGAAAGAAGAACCGGTACTGTCTTATATCAACAAAGTACTTGATGACAGCGGCATTAACTGGGAACTCAGCATCACCAAAAAACATATAAGCGCGGCTGATATTGCCCGCAAACTTATCGGCAAAACAGAATTGATAGCGGTATACGGCGGCGACGGCTGTGTTACCGAGGTTGCTTCGGCTTTGCAGGGCAGCGGCACCCCAATGGCCATTATTCCCGGCGGTACGGCCAATGTGATGGCTAAGGAGTTGGGTATCCCGCAGGAAACCCTTTTAGCGCTCGAAGTTTTAAAAAGCAACGGGGCCATGCTTAAACTTGTTGATATGGGCCTGATGAACGGTAAGCCGTTTTTATTGCGGGTTAACCTTGGCATTATGGCCGACATGGTTTTACAGGCCGACCGGGAATTAAAGGATGAGATCGGGCAGCTGGCATATGGCATTACCGCTTTAAAAACCATCAATAATGCCGAACCTGTTAAATACCGGTTGGAAATTGACGGAGAGGTGTTTGAGGAGCAGGCGGTTTCGATAACCGTAACCAATTCGGGCAATATGGGTATCGGCGATTTTGCACTTCAGCCGGGTATCAGTATTACCGATGGTTTGCTGGATGTTATTTTGTTGAGGGATAACAGCTTTATGTCGTTAATGAAGGCCGCCGGAAGCGCCCTGTTGCAAAATAAAACCGATGCCGTACAGCACTGGCAATGCAAAAAAGTGGCAATTGATTCACTTACCGAACAAAAATTTATCTGCGACGATTTTGAACAGCAGGCAAAACGGATTGAGATTGAAGTGATCCCTGCCTCCATAAACATATTGGTACCTCCTGATAAAAATTGA
- a CDS encoding NAD(P)/FAD-dependent oxidoreductase, giving the protein MTSITPNNGKKKIVIVGGGFAGLNVAQQLYNDRHYEVTLVDKNNYNYFTPLLYQVATSFLEPSSISYPFRKLFRDKRLNFRMAGVVKVDPAAKIVYLTNGELPYDYLVFAAGASTNFYGIESIKQNAISLKEIDDALRMRNALIKTMEQAAITTDPEERRKLLTIVVAGGGPTGVEVAGMLAEMKKFILKKDYPELVDAKGKIYIVDGGANLLAPMSDKTHKETRQALIDLGVEVKLNAHVSDFSNGVVTFADGEKLEAKTLIWAAGIIANTFEGIPATSLGVGRRMITDEFNRVKDLEDVYAIGDISVQMTDPLYPKGHPQLAQVAIQTGRNTAKNFKAMARGKALKPFKYFDRGDMAIVGRHNAVVDLFKHKVHLSGIAALFVWLFIHLISLVNYNNKVKTLYNWMVAFLTRDQALRMIFGKGENKAA; this is encoded by the coding sequence ATGACGAGTATAACACCTAACAACGGTAAAAAAAAGATAGTGATAGTTGGGGGCGGTTTTGCCGGCCTTAACGTTGCGCAACAGTTGTATAACGACAGGCATTACGAGGTAACACTGGTTGATAAAAATAATTACAATTACTTTACCCCGCTGCTTTACCAGGTGGCAACAAGTTTTTTGGAGCCATCAAGCATCAGTTATCCATTCCGCAAACTTTTCAGGGATAAAAGGTTAAATTTCAGGATGGCCGGCGTTGTAAAAGTTGACCCGGCTGCAAAGATAGTTTACCTTACCAATGGTGAATTACCTTACGATTACCTGGTGTTTGCTGCCGGAGCAAGTACCAACTTTTATGGTATTGAAAGCATTAAACAAAATGCCATCTCGCTGAAAGAAATTGATGATGCTTTAAGAATGCGCAACGCTCTTATCAAAACAATGGAACAGGCCGCAATTACCACCGACCCTGAAGAGCGCCGCAAGCTTTTAACCATTGTGGTTGCCGGTGGCGGCCCCACAGGTGTTGAAGTGGCAGGGATGCTTGCCGAAATGAAAAAATTTATCCTGAAAAAGGATTATCCGGAATTGGTGGATGCCAAAGGCAAAATTTATATTGTTGATGGCGGTGCCAACCTGCTGGCCCCCATGAGCGATAAAACCCACAAGGAAACCCGCCAGGCTCTTATTGATTTGGGCGTGGAAGTTAAATTGAATGCCCATGTAAGCGATTTTAGCAATGGCGTGGTAACCTTTGCCGACGGCGAAAAACTGGAAGCCAAAACCCTGATCTGGGCCGCAGGCATTATTGCCAATACTTTTGAGGGAATCCCGGCCACAAGTTTAGGCGTTGGCCGGAGGATGATAACCGACGAGTTTAACCGGGTAAAGGACCTGGAAGATGTATATGCCATTGGCGATATCAGCGTGCAGATGACGGATCCGTTGTATCCTAAAGGCCACCCGCAACTGGCCCAGGTAGCCATACAAACCGGCCGTAACACCGCCAAAAACTTTAAAGCCATGGCCCGGGGCAAGGCGCTAAAACCATTCAAATATTTCGACAGGGGTGATATGGCCATAGTTGGCCGTCACAACGCCGTGGTTGATCTGTTTAAGCACAAGGTGCACTTAAGCGGCATAGCGGCCCTGTTTGTTTGGTTGTTTATCCACCTTATATCACTGGTAAATTATAACAACAAGGTAAAAACGCTGTACAACTGGATGGTAGCCTTTTTAACGCGCGACCAGGCTTTACGTATGATATTCGGCAAAGGAGAAAACAAAGCCGCCTGA
- a CDS encoding helix-turn-helix domain-containing protein, with product MEMKLVQSDIEDDLLILRKYHQIYTKYRDEGIIDLDRRLRHKFDFHIYRLEEVIPLINGDVPPTRQTPYWMVLVKHGSGQKSIGQFNFPIKDNTLFVVPKRVMHWSKYSSLDCTGYVMVFGIEYFLKTSFPKQCLANRKVLKTADRPYLHLSDSQADAIAATFESIMNEHTFNLPEKREMIAVKVLELLIQCDRMFAEAQLIGSEIKLHPLVEQFADLLDDNYHIHRDVQFYAQALNVHPNYLSQLLKKHNGFSTKESIDNRIIIESKLLLSNSAFIIKEIANRVGFEDPNNFSTFFQKHTGTSPLAYRAALLKFTMPCSNSAVL from the coding sequence ATGGAAATGAAACTTGTACAATCTGATATTGAAGATGATCTGCTGATTTTGCGCAAGTATCACCAGATTTATACAAAATACCGCGATGAAGGCATCATCGATCTCGACAGGCGCCTGCGGCATAAATTTGATTTCCATATTTATCGCCTCGAGGAAGTAATCCCGCTAATTAACGGTGATGTGCCGCCAACACGGCAAACACCCTATTGGATGGTGCTGGTAAAACACGGGTCGGGCCAGAAATCTATCGGGCAATTTAATTTTCCTATTAAAGATAACACCCTTTTTGTAGTACCTAAACGGGTAATGCATTGGAGCAAATACTCATCGTTGGATTGTACCGGCTATGTGATGGTTTTCGGTATCGAATATTTTTTAAAAACTTCGTTCCCCAAACAATGCCTTGCAAACCGCAAGGTGCTTAAAACAGCCGACCGTCCGTACCTGCACCTGAGCGATAGCCAGGCAGACGCAATAGCCGCCACCTTCGAATCGATAATGAACGAGCATACCTTTAATTTGCCCGAAAAGCGCGAAATGATAGCGGTAAAGGTACTTGAACTACTTATTCAATGTGACAGGATGTTTGCCGAGGCGCAATTAATTGGTAGTGAAATTAAACTACACCCGCTTGTTGAACAATTTGCCGACTTGCTTGATGATAATTACCATATCCATCGTGATGTTCAGTTTTATGCCCAGGCGTTAAATGTTCACCCTAATTACCTTAGTCAGTTATTAAAAAAGCACAACGGCTTCAGTACCAAGGAAAGCATTGACAACCGGATCATCATCGAATCAAAATTATTGCTTTCCAATTCGGCGTTTATCATTAAAGAAATAGCCAACAGGGTGGGTTTCGAAGATCCCAATAATTTCTCAACGTTTTTTCAAAAACACACCGGTACTTCGCCCTTAGCATACCGGGCAGCACTGCTTAAATTTACCATGCCATGTAGTAATTCTGCAGTTTTATAA
- a CDS encoding alpha-L-rhamnosidase C-terminal domain-containing protein, whose product MKKLLSVLSLALAGFITQAQQLPQVFDAKRSAEAQSTETVRKYLSPVRILWKSTDEKTNILNAEKLLKQGTGQADLSGNDLCILQSNDKGIPGLLLDFGKELHGGLQLVTDQSRGGKPVRVRIRFGESASEAMSNIDTIKGATNDHAMRDMIVSLPWLGKLEIGNTGFRFVRIDLVDYNSQLKLKEARAIFIYRDIPYLGSFKCSDTLLNKIWLTGAYTVHLNMQDYLWDGIKRDRLVWVGDMHPETSTIAAVFGSNPVVPKSLDLARDITPLPGYMNGMVSYSMWWILIQRDWYMHTGDLKYLQQQKNYLIKLLNQYAAQVDANGSEKLDGAGRFLDWPSSENQPAIHAGLQAMLVMTLNAGSELCKILNDPATAQKCDAAVARLKTNVPDANNSKQAAALLGLSGLLPAQKANNILSAGGVHNYSTFFGYYMLLAKAKAGDYQGGIDAIRNFWGPMLDLGATTFWEDFNVDWLPNASRIDELVPNGKKDIHGDYGAYCYKGFRHSLSHGWASGPTPWLTEYVLGVKVMAPGCKVIKIEPHLGDLSFAEGTYPTPLGVVKIKHVKQADGKVKTIVNAPAGVKVIVV is encoded by the coding sequence ATGAAAAAATTATTATCTGTTCTTTCGTTAGCCCTCGCCGGTTTTATAACCCAGGCCCAACAACTCCCCCAGGTTTTTGATGCCAAACGATCTGCCGAAGCACAATCAACCGAAACCGTACGGAAATACCTTTCTCCTGTGCGTATCCTTTGGAAATCCACAGATGAAAAAACTAATATTCTAAATGCCGAAAAACTGCTGAAGCAAGGCACCGGGCAGGCCGATCTTTCCGGAAATGATCTCTGCATTTTGCAAAGCAATGATAAAGGGATACCCGGCCTGTTATTGGATTTTGGTAAGGAGCTACATGGCGGGTTACAACTGGTAACCGACCAATCGCGCGGCGGTAAACCCGTACGGGTGCGCATCCGTTTTGGTGAATCGGCAAGCGAGGCGATGTCAAACATCGATACCATTAAGGGAGCAACTAATGATCATGCCATGCGCGATATGATTGTATCCTTACCCTGGTTGGGCAAGCTGGAAATTGGCAACACAGGCTTCCGCTTTGTGCGGATTGATTTGGTTGACTATAACAGCCAACTGAAACTGAAAGAAGCGAGGGCGATTTTTATTTACCGCGATATCCCGTACTTAGGCTCGTTTAAATGCAGCGATACCCTGCTTAATAAAATCTGGCTTACCGGTGCCTACACCGTACACCTCAACATGCAGGATTACCTTTGGGACGGCATCAAACGCGACCGCCTGGTGTGGGTTGGCGATATGCACCCCGAAACCTCAACTATCGCAGCGGTATTCGGCAGCAACCCGGTGGTGCCCAAAAGCCTCGACCTTGCCCGCGATATCACCCCGCTGCCAGGCTACATGAACGGCATGGTATCCTACTCCATGTGGTGGATACTCATTCAACGAGACTGGTACATGCACACCGGCGATTTGAAATATCTCCAGCAACAAAAAAACTACCTCATCAAATTATTAAACCAGTACGCGGCACAGGTAGATGCTAACGGCAGCGAAAAGCTGGATGGCGCAGGCCGGTTTTTAGATTGGCCATCGAGCGAAAATCAACCCGCTATCCACGCCGGGCTACAGGCCATGCTGGTGATGACGCTGAATGCCGGATCAGAACTCTGCAAAATTTTAAATGATCCGGCCACAGCCCAAAAATGCGATGCCGCCGTTGCAAGGCTTAAAACCAATGTGCCCGATGCCAATAATTCAAAGCAGGCTGCCGCTTTATTAGGTTTATCGGGATTGCTCCCAGCACAAAAAGCTAACAACATTCTCTCGGCTGGTGGCGTACACAATTACTCTACATTTTTTGGATACTATATGCTATTGGCCAAAGCCAAAGCAGGCGACTACCAGGGCGGTATTGATGCTATCCGCAATTTCTGGGGACCAATGCTTGATTTAGGCGCCACCACCTTTTGGGAAGATTTCAATGTCGATTGGCTACCCAACGCCTCACGCATTGATGAACTGGTACCCAATGGTAAAAAAGATATCCACGGCGATTATGGCGCTTATTGTTATAAAGGTTTCAGGCACAGCCTGTCGCACGGCTGGGCATCAGGCCCAACTCCCTGGCTAACCGAGTATGTGCTTGGTGTAAAGGTAATGGCTCCTGGTTGCAAGGTAATCAAAATTGAACCCCATTTAGGCGATTTGAGTTTTGCCGAAGGTACTTATCCAACACCCTTAGGTGTGGTAAAAATAAAACATGTTAAACAGGCGGATGGTAAAGTGAAAACCATTGTGAATGCACCGGCAGGAGTAAAGGTGATAGTTGTCTAA
- a CDS encoding dual specificity protein phosphatase family protein — translation MIGKIKSIITLIIIFFQKIYDNIYRFFAGMPTLKRSRITANLFLGSQYNLLGLRKMKALGITAIINMRMHSVYSEAQYQGFHYLHLPTVDNTPPPMDVLIKGADFADAEIKAGGKVYIHCRQGLGRGPTMTLAYLLKTGLTFQDAFNLVKKVRTFINPRPGQIERLKELEQYYQKNIQEQTMV, via the coding sequence ATGATCGGCAAAATAAAAAGTATCATCACGCTCATAATTATCTTTTTCCAGAAGATATATGATAACATCTACCGTTTTTTTGCGGGGATGCCAACCCTTAAACGGAGCCGGATTACGGCCAACCTATTTTTAGGCAGCCAGTACAATTTGCTGGGTTTGCGTAAAATGAAAGCGCTCGGTATTACAGCCATCATCAATATGCGCATGCATTCGGTATACAGCGAGGCACAATACCAGGGTTTTCACTACCTGCATTTGCCCACGGTGGATAATACCCCGCCACCAATGGATGTATTGATTAAAGGTGCCGATTTTGCCGATGCCGAGATAAAAGCAGGTGGTAAGGTATACATTCATTGCAGGCAGGGCCTGGGCCGGGGGCCAACCATGACCCTGGCTTATCTTCTTAAAACCGGGTTAACCTTTCAGGATGCTTTTAATTTGGTAAAAAAAGTGCGCACGTTTATCAATCCCCGCCCCGGCCAAATTGAGCGGCTTAAAGAGTTGGAACAGTACTATCAAAAAAACATACAGGAGCAAACTATGGTGTAG